The following are encoded together in the Equus quagga isolate Etosha38 chromosome 15, UCLA_HA_Equagga_1.0, whole genome shotgun sequence genome:
- the NOTCH4 gene encoding neurogenic locus notch homolog protein 4 isoform X2, producing MQPPSLLLLLLLCRSVANTRGLQCGSFPEPCANGGTCLNLSQGQGTCQCAPGFLGETCEFPDPCQDAQLCQNGGSCQALLPTLPGSPSPPSPLAPSFFCTCPSGFTGERCQAQLKDPCSSFCSKMGRCHIQESGRPQCSCLPGWTGEQCELQDFCSANPCINGGECLATYPEIQCRCPPGFEGHACERDVNECFLDPGRCPKGTSCHNTLGSFQCLCPAGREGPHCELQPGPCPPRGCLNGGTCQLVPGRDSTFHLCLCPPGFTGPGCEVNPDDCVGHQCQNGGTCQDGLDTYTCLCPEAWTGSDCSEDVDECETQGPPRCRNGGTCQNSAGSFHCVCVSGWGGTGCEENLDDCVAATCAPGSTCVDRVGSFSCLCPPGRTGLLCHMEDMCLSQPCHGEAQCSTNPLTGSTLCLCQPGYSGPTCHQDLDECQMAQQGPSPCEHGGSCLNTPGSFDCLCPPGYTGSRCEADHNECLSQPCHPGSTCLDLLATFHCLCPPGLEGRLCEVEINECASAPCLNQADCQDLLNGFLCVCLPGFTGSRCEEDINECGSSPCANGGQCQDQPGSFHCKCLPGFEGPRCQVEVDECLSGPCPTGASCLDLPGAFFCLCPSGFTGHLCEVALCAPNLCQLKQKCQDQDKVHCLCPDGSPGCAPAEDNCTCHHGHCERSSCICDVGWTGPECEAELGGCVSEPCSHGGTCHPQPSGYNCTCPTGYTGPTCSEEVTACHSGPCLNGGSCSPSPGGYSCTCPPSHTGPRCQTSTDHCASAPCLNGGTCVNRPGTSSCLCATGFQGPRCEGRIRPSCADSPCRNRATCQDGPQGPRCLCPTGYTGGSCQTLMDLCAQKPCPHNSHCLQTGPSFQCLCLPGWTGPLCNLPLSSCQKAALSQGTEVSSLCQNGGLCIDRGLSHFCHCPPGFQGSICQDRVNPCESRPCQHGATCVAQPNGYLCQCAPGYHGQNCSKESNACQSQPCHNRGTCTPKPGGFHCTCPPGFVGLRCEGDVDECLDQPCHPTGTAACHSLANAFYCQCLPGHTGQWCEVELDPCQSQPCSHGGSCEARPGPPPGFICHCPQGFEGPTCSHKVPSCGTHHCHHGGLCLPSPKPGFPPRCACLNGYGGPDCLTPPAPQGCGPPSPCLHNGSCSETPGLGGPGFRCSCPTSSPGPRCQRPGAKGCEGRGGDGACDAGCSGPGGNWDEGDCSLGVPDPWKGCPSHSRCWLLFRDGQCHPQCDSEECLFDGYDCETPPACTPAYDQYCHDHFHNGHCEKGCNTAECGWDGGDCRPEDGHSEWGPSLVLLVVLSPPALDQQLLTLARVLSLTLRVGLWVRKDSDGRDMVYPYPGAQAEEELGGTPDPSHQKKAAPQTKPVGKETDSLSTGFVVVMGVDLSHCGPDHPASRCPWDPGLLLRFLAATAAVGALEPLLPGPLLAAHPRAGTAPPANQLPWPVLCSPVAGVLLLALGALLVLQLIRRRRREHGALWLPPGFTRRPRTQPAPHRRRPPLGEDSIGLKALKPEAEFGEDGVVMCSVPEEEEEAEEMASPSKCQLWPLSVDCQELPQAAMLTPPQESEMDVPDVDTRGPDGVTPLMSAVCCGGVESRIFQGPWLGSPEPWEPLLGGGACPQAHTVGTGETPLHLAARFSRPTAARRLLEAGANPNQPDRAGRTPLHTAVAADAREVCQLLLRGRQTAVDARTEDGTTALMLAARLAVEDLVEELIAAQADVGARDKWGKTALHWAAAVNNARAARSLLQAGADKDAQDGREQTPLFLAAREGAVEVAQLLLGLGADRGLRDQAGLGPEDIARQRNHWDLLTLLEGAGPPEARHKATPGRGADPPPRARTASGSVPPRGGGALPRCRTLSAGAGPRGGGACLQARTLSVDLAVHGGGAYSPCRSPSKGGAVGGLPHRGRRFSAGMRGPRPNPAIVRGRSGLAAGSGDVASADNWPSDWVALGACGAASNTQIPPPCLTPSPERGSPQVAWGPPAHRVVPLNAGGEGQK from the exons ATGCAGCCCCcttcactgctgctgctgctgctgctgtgtcgCTCAGTTGCCAACACCAGAG GGCTGCAGTGTGGGAGTTTCCCAGAACCCTGTGCCAACGGAGGCACCTGCCTGAACCTATCTCAGGGGCAAGGGACATGTCA gtGTGCTCCTGGCTTCCTGGGTGAGACATGCGAGTTTCCCGACCCCTGCCAGGATGCCCAGCTCTGCCAGAATGGGGGCAGCTGCCAAGCCCTGCTTCCCACCCTCCCaggctcccccagccctccctctcccttgGCCCCCAGCTTCTTCTGCACCTGCCCCTCTGGCTTCACTGGTGAGAGGTGCCAGGCCCAGCTCAAGGACCCCTGTTCTTCCTTCTGTTCCAAAATGGGCCGCTGCCATATCCAGGAATCAGGCCGCCCACAGTGCTCCTGCCTGCCTGGGTGGACAG GTGAGCAGTGCGAGCTTCAAGACTTCTGCTCAGCCAATCCCTGCATCAATGGAGGGGAATGTCTGGCCACATACCCCGAGATCCAGTGCCGCTGCCCACCTGGCTTCGAAGGCCATGCCTGCGAACGCGATGTCAATGAGTGTTTCCTGGACCCCGGACGCTGCCCCAAGGGCACCTCCTGCCATAACACCCTGGGGTCCTTCCAGTGTCTCTGCCCTGCTGGGCGGGAGGGTCCACACTGTGAGCTCCAGCCAGGACCCTGTCCCCCGAGGGGCTGTCTCAATGGAGGCACCTGCCAGCTGGTTCCAGGGAGAGACTCCACTTtccacctctgcctctgccccccaG GTTTCACAGGCCCGGGCTGTGAGGTGAATCCAGATGACTGTGTCGGGCACCAGTGTCAGAACGGGGGTACTTGCCAAGATGGACTGGATACATACACCTGCCTCTGCCCAGAAGCCTGGACAG GCTCCGACTGCTCTGAAGATGTGGATGAATGTGAGACTCAGGGGCCCCCTCGCTGCAGAAACGGGGGTACCTGCCAGAACTCAGCTGGCAgcttccactgtgtgtgtgtgagtggctGGGGAGGCACAGGCTGCGAGGAGAACCTGGACGACTGTGTCGCTGCCACCTGTGCCCCAGGATCCACCTGCGTTGACCGTGTGggctccttctcctgcctctgcccacctGGCCGCACAG GCCTCCTATGCCACATGGAGGACATGTGTCTGAGCCAGCCGTGCCATGGGGAAGCCCAGTGCAGCACCAACCCCCTGACAGGCTCCACGCTCTGCCTGTGTCAGCCTGGCTACTCAGGGCCTACCTGCCACCAGGACCTGGACGAGTGTCAGATGG cccAGCAAGGTCCCAGTCCCTGTGAACACGGCGGCTCCTGCCTCAACACCCCTGGTTCCTTTGACTGCCTCTGTCCCCCTGGCTACACCGGCTCCCGCTGTGAGGCTGATCACAATGAGTGCCTGTCTCAGCCCTGCCACCCCGGCAGCACCTGCCTGGATCTGCTCGCCaccttccactgcctctgcccaCCAG GCTTAGAAGGGCGGCTCTGTGAGGTAGAGATCAACGAGTGTGCCTCTGCTCCTTGCCTGAACCAGGCTGACTGCCAGGACCTGCTCAACGGCTTCTTGTGCGTCTGCCTGCCTG gATTCACTGGCTCCCGGTGTGAGGAGGACATCAACGAGTGTGGAAGCTCTCCCTGTGCCAATGGTGGGCAGTGCCAGGACCAGCCTGGATCCTTCCATTGCAAGTGTCTTCCAG GCTTTGAAGGCCCGCGCTGTCAGGTGGAGGTGGATGAGTGTCTGAGTGGCCCATGCCCCACTGGAGCCAGCTGCCTTGATCTCCCAGGAGCCTTCTTTTGCCTCTGCCCCTCTGGCTTCACAG GTCATCTCTGTGAGGTTGCCCTGTGTGCCCCTAACCTGTGCCAGCTCAAGCAAAAATGCCAGGATCAGGACAAAGTCCATTGCCTCTGCCCTGATGGAAGCCCTGGCTGTGCCCCTGCTGAGGACAACTGCACCTGCCACCATGGGCACTGCGAGAG ATCCTCCTGTATCTGTGATGTGGGTTGGACAGGACCAGAGtgtgaggcagagctggggggcTGTGTCTCCGAACCCTGTTCCCACGGAGGGAcctgccacccccagccctctgGCTACAACTGCACCTGCCCCACGGGCTACACAG GGCCCACCTGCAGTGAGGAGGTGACAGCTTGTCACTCAGGGCCCTGTCTCAATGGtggctcctgcagccccagccctgggggctACTCCTGCACCTGCCCTCCGAGCCACACTGGGCCCCGCTGCCAGACCAGCACCGACCACTGTGCCTCTG ccccgtGCCTCAATGGGGGTACCTGTGTGAACAGGCCTggcacctcctcctgcctctgtgccaCTGGCTTCCAGGGCCCacgctgtgagggaaggatccgTCCCAGCTGTGCAGACAG CCCCTGTAGGAACAGGGCAACTTGCCAAGATGGCCCTCAAGGTCCCCGCTGCCTCTGCCCCACTGGCTACACAGGAGGCAGCTGCCAG ACCCTGATGGACTTATGTGCCCAGAAGCCTTGTCCACACAATTCCCACTGCCTCCAGACTGGGCCCTCCTTCCAGTGCCTGTGCCTCCCGGGATGGACTGGGCCTCTCTGCAACCTTCCGCTGTCCTCCTGCCAGAAGGCTGCTCTAAGCCAAG GCACAGAAGTCTCTTCCCTGTGTCAGAATGGAGGCCTCTGCATCGACAGAGGCCTCTCCCACTTCTGCCACTGCCCCCCTGGATTCCAAGGCAGTATATGCCAGGACAGGGTGAACCCATGTGAGTCCAGGCCCTGCCAGCACGGGGCCACCTGTGTGGCCCAGCCCAATGGGTATCTCTGCCAG TGTGCCCCAGGTTACCATGGACAGAACTGCTCAAAGGAATCCAATGCTTGTCAATCCCAGCCCTGTCACAACCGTGGGACCTGCACTCCCAAACCTGGAGGCTTCCACTGTACCTGCCCTCCAGGCTTTGTGGGGCTGCGCTGTGAGGGAGACGTGGATGAGTGTCTGGACCAGCCCTGCCACCCCACAGGCACTGCAGCCTGCCACTCTCTAGCTAATGCTTTCTACTGCCAGTGTCTGCCTGGACACACAG GCCAGTGGTGTGAAGTGGAGCTAGACCCCTGCCAGAGCCAACCCTGCTCCCATGGAGGGTCTTGTGAGGCAAGACCAGGACCACCCCCGGGGTTCATCTGCCACTGCCCCCAG GGTTTTGAAGGCCCCACCTGCAGCCATAAAGTCCCCTCCTGCGGCACCCATCACTGCCACCACGGTGGCCTGTGTCTGCCCTCCCCCAAGCCTGGCTTCCCACCCCGCTGTGCCTGCCTCAATGGCTATGGGGGCCCTGACTGCCTGACCCCACCTGCTCCTCAAGGCTGTGGCCCTCCTTCTCCATGTCTACACAATGGCAGCTGCTCAGAGACTCCCGGACTGGGGGGCCCAGGCTTTCGATGCTCCTGCCCCACCAGCTCTCCAGGGCCCCGGTGTCAGAGGCCTGGAGCAAAGGGATGCGAGGGCAGAGGTGGAGATGGGGCCTGTGATGCTggctgcagtggcccaggaggAAACTGGGACGAGGGGGACTGCTCCCTGGGGGTCCCGGACCCCTGGAAGGGCTGCCCCTCCCACTCCCGTTGCTGGCTTCTCTTCCGGGATGGGCAGTGCCACCCACAGTGTGACTCTGAAGAGTGTTTGTTTGATGGCTACGACTGTGAGACTCCTCCAGCCTGCAC TCCAGCCTATGACCAGTACTGCCACGACCACTTCCACAATGGGCACTGTGAGAAAGGCTGCAACACCGCAGAATGTGGCTGGGATGGGGGCGACTGCAGGCCCGAAGACGGGCATTCAGAGTGGGGGCCCTCCCTGGTCCTGCTGGTGGTGCTGAGCCCCCCGGCCCTGGACCAGCAGCTGCTCACCCTGGCCCGGGTGCTGTCCCTGACCCTGAGGGTGGGGCTCTGGGTGAGGAAGGATAGTGATGGCAGGGACATGGTGTACCCCTATCCTGGGGCCCAGGCCGAAGAGGAGCTGGGAGGAACCCCAGACCCCTCTCATCAGAAGAAAGCAGCCCCCCAAACAAAGCCCGTGGGCAAGGAGACGGACTCTCTCAGCACTGG GTTTGTGGTGGTAATGGGTGTGGATTTGTCCCACTGTGGCCCTGACCACCCTGCATCCCGCTGTCCCTGGGACCCTGGGCTCCTGCTCCGCTTCCTTGCCGCGACGGCTGCAGTCGGGGCCTTGGAGCCCCTACTGCCAGGACCGCTGCTGGCTGCCCACCCTCGTGCAGGCACCG CGCCCCCCGCCAACCAGCTTCCCTGGCCTGTGCTGTGCTCTCCGGTGGCTGGGGTGCTTCTCCTGGCCCTTGGGGCTCTTCTCGTCCTCCAGCTCATCCGGCGACGTCGCCGAGAGCATGGAGCCCTCTGGCTGCCCCCTGGGTTCACTCGAAGGCCTCGGACTCAACCGGCTCCTCACCGGCGCCGGCCCCCCCTGGGCGAGGACAGCATCGGCCTCAA GGCACTGAAACCGGAGGCAGAATTTGGTGAGGATGGAGTTGTGATGTGCTCAGTCCCCgaggaagaagaggag GCTGAAGAAATGGCCTCACCCTCCAAGTGCCAGCTCTGGCCTCTGAGCGTTGACTGTCAGGAGCTCCCCCAGGCAGCCATGCTGACTCCTCCTCAGGAATCTGAGATGGATGTCCCTGACGTGGACACCCGTGGACCTG ATGGGGTGACACCCCTTATGTCAGCAGTCTGCTGTGGTGGAGTAGAATCCAGGATCTTCCAAGGGCCATGGTTGGGAAGCCCTGAGCCCTGGGAACCTCTGTTGGGTGGAGGGGCTTGTCCCCAGGCTCACACTGTGGGCACTGGTGAGACCCCCTTGCACCTGGCTGCCCGATTCTCCCGGCCAACCGCTGCCCGCCGCCTCCTTGAGGCTGGAGCCAACCCCAACCAGCCAGATCGAGCAGGGCGCACCCCCCTTCACACTGCTGTAGCTGCTGATGCTCGAGAGGTCTGCCAG CTCCTACTCCGCGGCAGACAGACTGCAGTTGACGCGCGTACAGAGGATGGGACCACAGCCCTGATGCTGGCTGCCAGACTGGCAGTGGAGGACCTGGTTGAAGAACTGATTGCAGCCCAAGCAGATGTGGGGGCCAGAGATAAGTGGG GAAAAACCGCGCTGCACTGGGCTGCGGCCGTGAACAACGCCCGGGCCGCCCGCTCCCTTCTCCAGGCCGGAGCCGATAAAGACGCCCAGGACGGCAGG GAGCAGACGCCTCTGTTCCTGGCGGCTCGAGAAGGGGCGGTGGAAGTAGCCCAGttgctgctggggctgggggcagaccGAGGACTGCGGGACCAGGCTGGGCTAGGGCCCGAAGACATCGCCCGCCAGCGCAACCACTGGGATCTGCTGACGCTGCTGGAAGGGGCGGGGCCCCCGGAGGCGCGTCACAAAGCCACGCCGGGCCGCGGGGCGGACCCCCCACCGCGCGCGCGCACTGCGTCGGGAAGCGTGCCCCCGCGTGGGGGCGGGGCTCTGCCGCGCTGCCGGACGCTGTCAGCCGGAGCAGGCCCCCGT
- the NOTCH4 gene encoding neurogenic locus notch homolog protein 4 isoform X3 — MQPPSLLLLLLLCRSVANTRGLQCGSFPEPCANGGTCLNLSQGQGTCQCAPGFLGETCEFPDPCQDAQLCQNGGSCQALLPTLPGSPSPPSPLAPSFFCTCPSGFTGERCQAQLKDPCSSFCSKMGRCHIQESGRPQCSCLPGWTGEQCELQDFCSANPCINGGECLATYPEIQCRCPPGFEGHACERDVNECFLDPGRCPKGTSCHNTLGSFQCLCPAGREGPHCELQPGPCPPRGCLNGGTCQLVPGRDSTFHLCLCPPGFTGPGCEVNPDDCVGHQCQNGGTCQDGLDTYTCLCPEAWTGLLCHMEDMCLSQPCHGEAQCSTNPLTGSTLCLCQPGYSGPTCHQDLDECQMAQQGPSPCEHGGSCLNTPGSFDCLCPPGYTGSRCEADHNECLSQPCHPGSTCLDLLATFHCLCPPGLEGRLCEVEINECASAPCLNQADCQDLLNGFLCVCLPGFTGSRCEEDINECGSSPCANGGQCQDQPGSFHCKCLPGFEGPRCQVEVDECLSGPCPTGASCLDLPGAFFCLCPSGFTGHLCEVALCAPNLCQLKQKCQDQDKVHCLCPDGSPGCAPAEDNCTCHHGHCERSSCICDVGWTGPECEAELGGCVSEPCSHGGTCHPQPSGYNCTCPTGYTGPTCSEEVTACHSGPCLNGGSCSPSPGGYSCTCPPSHTGPRCQTSTDHCASAPCLNGGTCVNRPGTSSCLCATGFQGPRCEGRIRPSCADSPCRNRATCQDGPQGPRCLCPTGYTGGSCQTLMDLCAQKPCPHNSHCLQTGPSFQCLCLPGWTGPLCNLPLSSCQKAALSQGTEVSSLCQNGGLCIDRGLSHFCHCPPGFQGSICQDRVNPCESRPCQHGATCVAQPNGYLCQCAPGYHGQNCSKESNACQSQPCHNRGTCTPKPGGFHCTCPPGFVGLRCEGDVDECLDQPCHPTGTAACHSLANAFYCQCLPGHTGQWCEVELDPCQSQPCSHGGSCEARPGPPPGFICHCPQGFEGPTCSHKVPSCGTHHCHHGGLCLPSPKPGFPPRCACLNGYGGPDCLTPPAPQGCGPPSPCLHNGSCSETPGLGGPGFRCSCPTSSPGPRCQRPGAKGCEGRGGDGACDAGCSGPGGNWDEGDCSLGVPDPWKGCPSHSRCWLLFRDGQCHPQCDSEECLFDGYDCETPPACTPAYDQYCHDHFHNGHCEKGCNTAECGWDGGDCRPEDGHSEWGPSLVLLVVLSPPALDQQLLTLARVLSLTLRVGLWVRKDSDGRDMVYPYPGAQAEEELGGTPDPSHQKKAAPQTKPVGKETDSLSTGFVVVMGVDLSHCGPDHPASRCPWDPGLLLRFLAATAAVGALEPLLPGPLLAAHPRAGTAPPANQLPWPVLCSPVAGVLLLALGALLVLQLIRRRRREHGALWLPPGFTRRPRTQPAPHRRRPPLGEDSIGLKALKPEAEFGEDGVVMCSVPEEEEEVGQAEEMASPSKCQLWPLSVDCQELPQAAMLTPPQESEMDVPDVDTRGPDGVTPLMSAVCCGGVESRIFQGPWLGSPEPWEPLLGGGACPQAHTVGTGETPLHLAARFSRPTAARRLLEAGANPNQPDRAGRTPLHTAVAADAREVCQLLLRGRQTAVDARTEDGTTALMLAARLAVEDLVEELIAAQADVGARDKWGKTALHWAAAVNNARAARSLLQAGADKDAQDGREQTPLFLAAREGAVEVAQLLLGLGADRGLRDQAGLGPEDIARQRNHWDLLTLLEGAGPPEARHKATPGRGADPPPRARTASGSVPPRGGGALPRCRTLSAGAGPRGGGACLQARTLSVDLAVHGGGAYSPCRSPSKGGAVGGLPHRGRRFSAGMRGPRPNPAIVRGRSGLAAGSGDVASADNWPSDWVALGACGAASNTQIPPPCLTPSPERGSPQVAWGPPAHRVVPLNAGGEGQK, encoded by the exons ATGCAGCCCCcttcactgctgctgctgctgctgctgtgtcgCTCAGTTGCCAACACCAGAG GGCTGCAGTGTGGGAGTTTCCCAGAACCCTGTGCCAACGGAGGCACCTGCCTGAACCTATCTCAGGGGCAAGGGACATGTCA gtGTGCTCCTGGCTTCCTGGGTGAGACATGCGAGTTTCCCGACCCCTGCCAGGATGCCCAGCTCTGCCAGAATGGGGGCAGCTGCCAAGCCCTGCTTCCCACCCTCCCaggctcccccagccctccctctcccttgGCCCCCAGCTTCTTCTGCACCTGCCCCTCTGGCTTCACTGGTGAGAGGTGCCAGGCCCAGCTCAAGGACCCCTGTTCTTCCTTCTGTTCCAAAATGGGCCGCTGCCATATCCAGGAATCAGGCCGCCCACAGTGCTCCTGCCTGCCTGGGTGGACAG GTGAGCAGTGCGAGCTTCAAGACTTCTGCTCAGCCAATCCCTGCATCAATGGAGGGGAATGTCTGGCCACATACCCCGAGATCCAGTGCCGCTGCCCACCTGGCTTCGAAGGCCATGCCTGCGAACGCGATGTCAATGAGTGTTTCCTGGACCCCGGACGCTGCCCCAAGGGCACCTCCTGCCATAACACCCTGGGGTCCTTCCAGTGTCTCTGCCCTGCTGGGCGGGAGGGTCCACACTGTGAGCTCCAGCCAGGACCCTGTCCCCCGAGGGGCTGTCTCAATGGAGGCACCTGCCAGCTGGTTCCAGGGAGAGACTCCACTTtccacctctgcctctgccccccaG GTTTCACAGGCCCGGGCTGTGAGGTGAATCCAGATGACTGTGTCGGGCACCAGTGTCAGAACGGGGGTACTTGCCAAGATGGACTGGATACATACACCTGCCTCTGCCCAGAAGCCTGGACAG GCCTCCTATGCCACATGGAGGACATGTGTCTGAGCCAGCCGTGCCATGGGGAAGCCCAGTGCAGCACCAACCCCCTGACAGGCTCCACGCTCTGCCTGTGTCAGCCTGGCTACTCAGGGCCTACCTGCCACCAGGACCTGGACGAGTGTCAGATGG cccAGCAAGGTCCCAGTCCCTGTGAACACGGCGGCTCCTGCCTCAACACCCCTGGTTCCTTTGACTGCCTCTGTCCCCCTGGCTACACCGGCTCCCGCTGTGAGGCTGATCACAATGAGTGCCTGTCTCAGCCCTGCCACCCCGGCAGCACCTGCCTGGATCTGCTCGCCaccttccactgcctctgcccaCCAG GCTTAGAAGGGCGGCTCTGTGAGGTAGAGATCAACGAGTGTGCCTCTGCTCCTTGCCTGAACCAGGCTGACTGCCAGGACCTGCTCAACGGCTTCTTGTGCGTCTGCCTGCCTG gATTCACTGGCTCCCGGTGTGAGGAGGACATCAACGAGTGTGGAAGCTCTCCCTGTGCCAATGGTGGGCAGTGCCAGGACCAGCCTGGATCCTTCCATTGCAAGTGTCTTCCAG GCTTTGAAGGCCCGCGCTGTCAGGTGGAGGTGGATGAGTGTCTGAGTGGCCCATGCCCCACTGGAGCCAGCTGCCTTGATCTCCCAGGAGCCTTCTTTTGCCTCTGCCCCTCTGGCTTCACAG GTCATCTCTGTGAGGTTGCCCTGTGTGCCCCTAACCTGTGCCAGCTCAAGCAAAAATGCCAGGATCAGGACAAAGTCCATTGCCTCTGCCCTGATGGAAGCCCTGGCTGTGCCCCTGCTGAGGACAACTGCACCTGCCACCATGGGCACTGCGAGAG ATCCTCCTGTATCTGTGATGTGGGTTGGACAGGACCAGAGtgtgaggcagagctggggggcTGTGTCTCCGAACCCTGTTCCCACGGAGGGAcctgccacccccagccctctgGCTACAACTGCACCTGCCCCACGGGCTACACAG GGCCCACCTGCAGTGAGGAGGTGACAGCTTGTCACTCAGGGCCCTGTCTCAATGGtggctcctgcagccccagccctgggggctACTCCTGCACCTGCCCTCCGAGCCACACTGGGCCCCGCTGCCAGACCAGCACCGACCACTGTGCCTCTG ccccgtGCCTCAATGGGGGTACCTGTGTGAACAGGCCTggcacctcctcctgcctctgtgccaCTGGCTTCCAGGGCCCacgctgtgagggaaggatccgTCCCAGCTGTGCAGACAG CCCCTGTAGGAACAGGGCAACTTGCCAAGATGGCCCTCAAGGTCCCCGCTGCCTCTGCCCCACTGGCTACACAGGAGGCAGCTGCCAG ACCCTGATGGACTTATGTGCCCAGAAGCCTTGTCCACACAATTCCCACTGCCTCCAGACTGGGCCCTCCTTCCAGTGCCTGTGCCTCCCGGGATGGACTGGGCCTCTCTGCAACCTTCCGCTGTCCTCCTGCCAGAAGGCTGCTCTAAGCCAAG GCACAGAAGTCTCTTCCCTGTGTCAGAATGGAGGCCTCTGCATCGACAGAGGCCTCTCCCACTTCTGCCACTGCCCCCCTGGATTCCAAGGCAGTATATGCCAGGACAGGGTGAACCCATGTGAGTCCAGGCCCTGCCAGCACGGGGCCACCTGTGTGGCCCAGCCCAATGGGTATCTCTGCCAG TGTGCCCCAGGTTACCATGGACAGAACTGCTCAAAGGAATCCAATGCTTGTCAATCCCAGCCCTGTCACAACCGTGGGACCTGCACTCCCAAACCTGGAGGCTTCCACTGTACCTGCCCTCCAGGCTTTGTGGGGCTGCGCTGTGAGGGAGACGTGGATGAGTGTCTGGACCAGCCCTGCCACCCCACAGGCACTGCAGCCTGCCACTCTCTAGCTAATGCTTTCTACTGCCAGTGTCTGCCTGGACACACAG GCCAGTGGTGTGAAGTGGAGCTAGACCCCTGCCAGAGCCAACCCTGCTCCCATGGAGGGTCTTGTGAGGCAAGACCAGGACCACCCCCGGGGTTCATCTGCCACTGCCCCCAG GGTTTTGAAGGCCCCACCTGCAGCCATAAAGTCCCCTCCTGCGGCACCCATCACTGCCACCACGGTGGCCTGTGTCTGCCCTCCCCCAAGCCTGGCTTCCCACCCCGCTGTGCCTGCCTCAATGGCTATGGGGGCCCTGACTGCCTGACCCCACCTGCTCCTCAAGGCTGTGGCCCTCCTTCTCCATGTCTACACAATGGCAGCTGCTCAGAGACTCCCGGACTGGGGGGCCCAGGCTTTCGATGCTCCTGCCCCACCAGCTCTCCAGGGCCCCGGTGTCAGAGGCCTGGAGCAAAGGGATGCGAGGGCAGAGGTGGAGATGGGGCCTGTGATGCTggctgcagtggcccaggaggAAACTGGGACGAGGGGGACTGCTCCCTGGGGGTCCCGGACCCCTGGAAGGGCTGCCCCTCCCACTCCCGTTGCTGGCTTCTCTTCCGGGATGGGCAGTGCCACCCACAGTGTGACTCTGAAGAGTGTTTGTTTGATGGCTACGACTGTGAGACTCCTCCAGCCTGCAC TCCAGCCTATGACCAGTACTGCCACGACCACTTCCACAATGGGCACTGTGAGAAAGGCTGCAACACCGCAGAATGTGGCTGGGATGGGGGCGACTGCAGGCCCGAAGACGGGCATTCAGAGTGGGGGCCCTCCCTGGTCCTGCTGGTGGTGCTGAGCCCCCCGGCCCTGGACCAGCAGCTGCTCACCCTGGCCCGGGTGCTGTCCCTGACCCTGAGGGTGGGGCTCTGGGTGAGGAAGGATAGTGATGGCAGGGACATGGTGTACCCCTATCCTGGGGCCCAGGCCGAAGAGGAGCTGGGAGGAACCCCAGACCCCTCTCATCAGAAGAAAGCAGCCCCCCAAACAAAGCCCGTGGGCAAGGAGACGGACTCTCTCAGCACTGG GTTTGTGGTGGTAATGGGTGTGGATTTGTCCCACTGTGGCCCTGACCACCCTGCATCCCGCTGTCCCTGGGACCCTGGGCTCCTGCTCCGCTTCCTTGCCGCGACGGCTGCAGTCGGGGCCTTGGAGCCCCTACTGCCAGGACCGCTGCTGGCTGCCCACCCTCGTGCAGGCACCG CGCCCCCCGCCAACCAGCTTCCCTGGCCTGTGCTGTGCTCTCCGGTGGCTGGGGTGCTTCTCCTGGCCCTTGGGGCTCTTCTCGTCCTCCAGCTCATCCGGCGACGTCGCCGAGAGCATGGAGCCCTCTGGCTGCCCCCTGGGTTCACTCGAAGGCCTCGGACTCAACCGGCTCCTCACCGGCGCCGGCCCCCCCTGGGCGAGGACAGCATCGGCCTCAA GGCACTGAAACCGGAGGCAGAATTTGGTGAGGATGGAGTTGTGATGTGCTCAGTCCCCgaggaagaagaggaggtggGCCAG GCTGAAGAAATGGCCTCACCCTCCAAGTGCCAGCTCTGGCCTCTGAGCGTTGACTGTCAGGAGCTCCCCCAGGCAGCCATGCTGACTCCTCCTCAGGAATCTGAGATGGATGTCCCTGACGTGGACACCCGTGGACCTG ATGGGGTGACACCCCTTATGTCAGCAGTCTGCTGTGGTGGAGTAGAATCCAGGATCTTCCAAGGGCCATGGTTGGGAAGCCCTGAGCCCTGGGAACCTCTGTTGGGTGGAGGGGCTTGTCCCCAGGCTCACACTGTGGGCACTGGTGAGACCCCCTTGCACCTGGCTGCCCGATTCTCCCGGCCAACCGCTGCCCGCCGCCTCCTTGAGGCTGGAGCCAACCCCAACCAGCCAGATCGAGCAGGGCGCACCCCCCTTCACACTGCTGTAGCTGCTGATGCTCGAGAGGTCTGCCAG CTCCTACTCCGCGGCAGACAGACTGCAGTTGACGCGCGTACAGAGGATGGGACCACAGCCCTGATGCTGGCTGCCAGACTGGCAGTGGAGGACCTGGTTGAAGAACTGATTGCAGCCCAAGCAGATGTGGGGGCCAGAGATAAGTGGG GAAAAACCGCGCTGCACTGGGCTGCGGCCGTGAACAACGCCCGGGCCGCCCGCTCCCTTCTCCAGGCCGGAGCCGATAAAGACGCCCAGGACGGCAGG GAGCAGACGCCTCTGTTCCTGGCGGCTCGAGAAGGGGCGGTGGAAGTAGCCCAGttgctgctggggctgggggcagaccGAGGACTGCGGGACCAGGCTGGGCTAGGGCCCGAAGACATCGCCCGCCAGCGCAACCACTGGGATCTGCTGACGCTGCTGGAAGGGGCGGGGCCCCCGGAGGCGCGTCACAAAGCCACGCCGGGCCGCGGGGCGGACCCCCCACCGCGCGCGCGCACTGCGTCGGGAAGCGTGCCCCCGCGTGGGGGCGGGGCTCTGCCGCGCTGCCGGACGCTGTCAGCCGGAGCAGGCCCCCGT